The Eriocheir sinensis breed Jianghai 21 chromosome 21, ASM2467909v1, whole genome shotgun sequence genome includes the window TAAAGTAGAAATAATATACTGTTTTTCACAGGAGTTTACACACAGCACCTGACAACCTTCCGTGCATAACAGAAAGGACACTAATGCATCCAGGTTGGGTTGGGCAGAGTGTAAAGCGTCTATTAAGGTTAGATTTAAAATAGACGTCAATAGGGTAATGAAAATATTAAAGCGTCCAGTTTGTTTTAGGCTGAGATGCGGAGACTTTCTCCCAAACACAAACTCCGCCACAGTTTCCAACAGCCCAGAAGCCCTCCTGTCCTGATGGGCCTTTGATAGCGTTTACTTTGGGCTGAAGGACGGATCGCTTTTACGATGGCCCAAAAGTTCGTGTGGTTTTAATTTAGatatctctttacttttcttccatctctctctctctctctctctctctctctctctctctctctctctctctctctctctctctgtgtgtccctctctctcctcctccctctccctctctctcctctctctctctctcacacaccggcacacactgacacacacacacacacacacacacacacacacacacacacacacgcacacacactgacacacacacacacacacacacacacacacacacacacacacacacacctcccttttTACTAGTCCTGGCACATGTCCAGCCCAGGTGGGTCTTGGCTCAAGGCTTTGCGCCACCTCGCCAGCTACAAAGGGTCCCTCTAGATTagattttctttcttctattcctcctcctcttccaataagAGGGCAACCATCCCCTCAAccaatcaactcctcctcctcctcctactcctactcctcctcctcctactcctcctcctcctcctcctcctcctcctcctcctcctactcctactcctcctcctcctcctcttcttcttcctcttcctcctccggtaTGCGGGTAAAGCGTTTTCACCTCAGGAAATCAGATGTCCCTgtcttgcatagtctcaggtcacccttggacaaggtgtaatacctgatctgtctcccgtgccggggtcatggtgaagcctctgggcagcagcagtggtaaattggactgcaggcagaggatctctttatgagacaatggctggagttccagggtcctagttagcAGGACCGTGTCAAATTATTTAGGCCTgtggtgtagaggagtgtggcgacctctacactaaaaatcCTCCCTGGGAACAAGTAGTCGGTGTGAGTTCCCCGTCCCTCTCCTCTAACGACGGTActctcatccctattctgcataacagctggttcttgttcttttctcctgaaagagatgtcttccatGGGCCTTAAGAGGTTGTACCTCCTGACTTCTAGGtgaagtttctgagggtttttcttatgctcaaggaatatttcagctttttggtctctggaagggcgtctgatactctccagagttggtggagaacacctggtgacagatgccactggccaggcctcgcaaGGGTCGCCGAGTTGTGTTAAACGATTCCGAAAGTGGGAACGAAAttctggttcctctcctcccttgccagctttgcTCTGGGTGACTACGCCGGTGTTGCGAGAACAAGCTCCCACCTGAAATATCTGCCTTATCGCCTTCTGCACATGCACGCCACCGTGGGAAGCTTGTCTGAATCACGGTAAGAACTTATGAGATTTTACCCTTTTTTGTGTACTTGGGCCATTTGTGAAACCTATGATTGACCGAAAGTGAGTCTCCGATGCCTGTTGTGTGTGCTGGGGTCAAAACACACGCAAAACACAgcagcagtgactgaaaaatggataaagaaaacaagggacaggGAAAAATAGGCCAAAATcggatggttttttttttcaattttatcatATATGTTTGATATCATGCCATTTTATTGCCTTCTGTTGACCACAAGTGTTTTACTGACACTTATTGCGTGCGTTAAGGTCATAAAAcaccaagaaaacaacaaaagtgAGTGAAATATGGCCGAAGAACACAAGGACTCAGTGGTAAATAGTCGAAAATTGGGGATGCTTTTCTGTATTTTGCCACATTTCTTTGTTCTAGTGCACATGAATAGTCCTCCATTGGCAGAAAATGTTTTTTCTGATGTCTACTTCGTGTGTTGTGCCATCTCCTCTCAGACAGACAGTTTGGCTTCAAGCTTGGCCGGTtcaccgcggacctcctcctcctactctccaaGGACTGGCAAGACGCattggatgaaggcctggacacattCGTGGTAGCCCTGAATATTGCTGGAGcttttgacagggtttggcacgcgtGGCTCATTGAAAAGCTTTGCGCCAagggtgtccagggtgccctactgatgctgctcaaggattacctccaggggaggacccttcaggtagtgatcaacgggcagtcatcaaggccttcaccagtgcatgcctcagttccacagggttccgtgctcggcccaatcctgtggaacatatacatcgacgatctcctccggcagctatcggcagtggcAGCCTAcaccgatgactgcacactctcccgctcctactgccgccccgacagccagcgcgccgttggagagatcaacaggcagctcaggctGGTGGAGCATTGGGGAGAGGAGTTGCAGGTCACCCTctccccggagaagacgcaggccatggtcatctcacggtgcccagacgcctctcgagcagtctcaggccagctgcgccTTGGAGGCaggagtctgcccctccaggaccacattaaggtcctgggagtgtctgtggaccaaagcctgcgcttcgaccatcACCTCCGAGCTGTTGCCCGTCAGGcttccctgcgagtctctgccctgcgaagagtagcgggatccctcaacccacggggcatcctctcTCTGTACAAGGTACAGATATGTTAGTATCTAGAGTACGGTCCCCTGTGCTGGatgtcgagtgctgccacccacatgcagaggctcgatgCAGTatagcgacgagcactgcgtctagAAAgtccagcgagcacctggaggagtcatCTGCCACCGTGACGTCGCTGGAACACCGCCGTgacgtctcagcactggtggtgtgccaAAAAGCCCAACGGCAGGGGGTTCCGCACCTCAGCACCTTTGAGGCAGCACCCAACTCTGAAACCTTGACAgtgggtgtgtttgtgggtgtgggtggattggtgttggaaggtggcgttggtgtggtgtggtgtgggtgatgATGAGTGTGTATGTTGGGGTATTGTACCTTAGTGCTTATTTTATTCttcatatgttttcctttccgttctttgtttctcgtttttatttatatatttttatacatcagTTTATCAGTTTCTCAATCCCCGTTTCCCCTTTCAGTCAACTGTCTGTAATAATTacctttatcacacacacacacacacacacacacacacacacacacacacacacacacacacacacacacacacacacacacacacacgtcttttcCTATCGTCCCTCTcatttactctcttcctcccatcccatccctccttccctctttccttccgttctttctgccctccttccctttctcttccgtgcccttcctcccttccggttatattcctctccctcttttcctaccctgctattttttcccctcctttttattttttgttcctcctgatatttttttttctttgttcctctctctctctctctcaagaagggaagaaaatgcaaTACCATATACATAATTTTAAAAGGGACTATATTGTTACACGAAATGTAAACATTATTTTAAAACTTTTCACAGTTTATCTACAAAGTTTtgcttatatttttcttacacaCGAACGTATATAAGTTTAAAGGAGTAAACAGATAGCCACTGACGTGTGATGGGGTGGGGGCGGGGTTGGGGGACAacgaaaaaatagaaagggaCAAGAGGGAAAATTTATGATTGGAAGACAGGTAATGcaaaaatcaaaagaaaagaCACAGCAAGGGTAAAAGGTATAGGGGATgggaaggattgaaagggaagaaaaaggaactaAAAGGAATAATGGgttggggaaaagaaaggaaatatatattgaatagaaggaagaaaacgaattttgagaacaaaagaggaaaacgaagcgGGAGTAAGGAAAAAATTCGGGTAATACAAATTGAAAGCAAATTAATGGAAATAACActggaaatagagaagaaaggggcTGTATGGCTGCTGGAAGGATCTAttcagggggggaggggtgatatGTATAAGAAACACCTCAGATGAAAACTATAGTAGTAATCAACACGAACGGAAAACGGTAAACGAAGTAGAAAAACTGTGAAAATGCACCGATAAGCAAGAAACaagtaggaaagaaaagttgaaaaataagacgaaggaaaaaaatatagccaTGAAACAAGAAAACTTCAATACAAAAAGGAAATTtggaataaaaacgaaaaaaaaaatattaaagatctGGCATATACAACctgaatggaagaaatgaaaaatgtaAATCCTGCTCGAGAAAAAAACGGtagacaaatatatacaaaaagacagtggataaaataaaaaataaaataaaacgtgcataatagaaggaaaaaatggctGCAAAGACTAAAATATAATAGTAGAAGGCTTGAAAGAAAACACTGGAACACGGACACTAACACAATCcacaaggaaaacaaataaaaacaataaataaagataaCAAAAATAAGTGACAAAAGGCATAACTACCAGCATACTTACACCCAAACACTTATAATTATCCATCACTtagaataataatgacaaaattaCTTCTTAAAACCTATCTgggccacgccacaccacaccaacaccaccatacaTGTACTTCCCCTCACTTCACTGCCCGCACTACACCACCACAGCACTACACGTTCTCCACCCGCTCGCCGCTGTACTCCaagtccctcttcttcttcctcgtctgctTGGTGGACACGTTGCCGTTCTCTGGGTCCAGCACTGCCTCATGTCGGTGCCTGGAGcgggagcgagagcgagagcgggaACGAGATCGAGAGCGGGACCGAACCAGTGCAGATCGAGGTCTCCGCATGTTGGTGCCCAGAAGGATGACGATGATAGCCGCATAGAACACCACGATGACctgaggacgggaagggaatgaGTCAAGAGAGAAGGTTCAGAGAGGAAGGAGTTTTAGGCCCGTgttatcagacgctttcggctcccacaacgactatttccaaaggccacagttCGTCGGGATCTCATGAGTGTTTATTCACATTCATGGAGCAAGagtcttgtcaaactgtcactaagctcataaaatcAAAGGAGTGTGcgtaagccctgaaatgtttgggAAATGCAAAATGAAACGGAATTAAAACAATGAAAAGTGgacagtaaagaaaggaaaatagaaaatatagataggaaacgaaaggaaactgacttagataagaacataagatacGTGCAATGGACAgtgcgaaaggaggaagaggaggaacacaaaggaagaacaaacaacagcagacctgttggtccttacgaggctgttcgtgacaagctacactaactatctaatcaaaggtggaagatgaaggacagcaaaggcgaaggctcctccccacccccccatccctccagccaaagctggcaggaaaggaaaaagaaccatgcagcatggaaaaactgcatggaatttatgtaggaaagaggaaagaactaccattactgctaccactaaccgggcgataaaagtggacaaggacaccagtattcgaaagaacttaacgctaTTACGACaaagagtaatatcttagttgctggttggatttaaAACACttttctaatctattcttgaaggccgtaactgttgtactatcaacgacatcacagggtatagagttccaaacattaacaactcgattgaagaagtagtgtttagcttcgtgcgacgagaatcttttaccacttatcttcaaattgtgatttcttcttgttctatttgatcgatcaattgtaaagtaatcttccgcattaatatcactgaatcctttaaacattttaaacacttttattagatcgcctcgcattcttcgttttgatagactgaataaatttacttctttaagcctttgttcatacgataaatttctcaacctaggaatcatctttgttactcttcgttgaacccgtaccaacttttctatgtattttctgtagtagggagaccaaaactgtacacagtactctggacggggtcgaaccaacgaattatacagttttaatattagtttttccgatttattattaaagactcgtccgatgaagccaaccaatttgtttgcagttttaactacctcttaacaatgctgaccgggctttaaatcacttgatatagtgattccaagatccttttctttacttactgcagaaagttgttggccattcattacgtaccgaacgcgattgttattttttccgatgtgcaacactttacatttgtcaacgttaaatttcatttgccattgattggcccaacgtgcaagtcgatctatatctgattgtaaagcttcttcgtcgagtgtcgcagttactttactagcaatttttgtgtcatcagcaaattttgatactttgcaagtgagcccatcatcgatatcattaacataaattaaaaagagcatggggccaagcactgatccttgaggtacgccgcttctcaGGAGGGctcaggaggaggatgaagtccAGGAGTGAGATTGACTTTGTGGTATGGATGGTGCTGCGTGTGGGTTTGTGTGGGCGTAGAGATCGAGTGGTGTGGAGGACAGGCGTGAACGGTGTGCGGGGAAAGTGTTGAAGCTTATACAGTAATGTATATCCCACTGCAGGCGTGACccatatggagaaaaaaaactaataatgaatataagaagaaaagaggtgcAAGCTgaactgataataataattaagaaaaatgatgatgataataatagaaaaaagcaCCCTAAAAGCTTCCATTCTGATGATGAAGCCATGATGGTGTTGATTGTGTTTTAGGTGAAAAAATGATCCATTGTGTATTGAGCCGTTaatgtagactctctctctctctctctctctctctctctctctctctctctctctctctctctctctctctctctctctctctctctctctctctctctctctctctctctctctctctctctctctctctctctctcacacacacacacacacacacacactcacacacacacacacacacacacacacacacacacacacacacacacacacacacacacacacacacacacacacacacacacacacacacacacacacacacacacacacacacacacacacacacacacacacacacacacacacacacacacacacacacacacacacacacacacacacacacacacacacacacacacacacacacacacacacacacacacacacacacacacacacacacacacacacacacacacactaaaccgaTCAATCAGTTAAATAACCAACaaatcagtcagttaatcaatcagtcagtaagtcagtcaacaCGCCAGTCACTCCGCGCCGCAGCCACCCCTCAGTCAATCATTCACGCCACTCACGGCCACGAAGACGGCGGCCTCGGCAGAGATCTCCGTGGctgagggggcggggggcgggtcTTGGAACTGGGCGAGGAAGGAAGGTCCCGACTCTCCCTTGGAACTGGCCCGCCTGATGCCGCCCGCTAGCACGCAACCCAgcctggaggggagggagaggagagggagggaatgttagtgCTGGGGGATGAAGAAGATGTTAATTGTATAGTGAGTGGatttaaaagaggaggaagaggacaaggagaagtGAGGAGGTATGAATGTGGGTTTAATTTCTTCCCCTTTATGCGAAgattatttttcctccattttttttttcttatgcgcGGTTATGTTGGACTAGAAAGTGGGGAAGCTGAGAGAGAGGAGCGAGATGCGAAGGGTATAATGtgtaaggaaggagagtaagaaaaatgaagattgagaaagagaagaaagaggacgaggagaaataggcagaagaggagaatgagacgatgagaaagaaatggatatAGTTGAGATTCTTTGAAAGACTCGAAGATGGCGGAGGAATATGGGAAGGAAAAATTATGCAAATATTTTAAAGTTATGTAAGGTATTGTGCACAGGCGAATaggtggaaaatgtgtgtgtgtgtgtgtgtgtgtgtgtgtgtgtgtgtgtgtgtgtgtgtgtgtgtgtgtgtgtgtgtgtgtgtgtgtgtgtgtgtgtgtgtgtgtgtgtgtgtgtgtgtgtgtgtgtgcacgtattTCTTCCAAgtctcattgtttttcttttccttttcagttatcatttcttcctcttgaaggagtttattctctctcctcaccGGTTTGTCTGGGATGATTATGTCTGTCGCTCGGTCTCTATTTGTCTGCATCTATGTGCatatgttgtctgtctgtctatctatctctgtcaatCTCTCTAccaatatatttatctatatctcaTTACCGTGCCAACGCAACGCTTCTCTCCCGGCTGCAAATAGTCCACAATTAGAGGAAGCAACAAATCCACACCTAAAATTTGTCCCACGAGGCAGAACACAACCCGGAaaccattcgtgtgtgtgtgtgtgtgtgtgtgtgtgtgtgtgtgtgtgtgtgtgtgtgtgtgtgtgtgtgtgtgtgtgtgtgtgtccaggattATGTATATATtctgaaaaaaaagttagtgatttgcattttatttatattattttttgtttttgtatttcttttgacGATGAATATTAAAGGGGGTAGCTCTGCAAAAATCGCGAAAATTGATGACGATGGTGAGggttgtggtgatgattgtaCTGGAGTtcgtgatgattgtggtgatgacgcctgctgttgttgtggtggtggtggtggtgatggtggtggtgctggtgctgatggtggtggtgtatttgTTCCTCTTATTGTCGctgctcattattttttttacggctGATTATGTTTGTTGTTTATGCTGCTCCTGCTCCTTTTTTAATACGATTATTCTAAtacattgttgttgttattgttgtcgtacTTAGTGTTATTACTAGtgggttttttttaatattcctgTTGTTCCTCTTGCACCCCttatgtttttgttattgttaaaaGTAATACTCTTGAtgccgttgttgttgtcgatCATAACACACATTTTTTCATAGTTTCTACGAAGCGATTTTCCGGAGAATAACATCAAATAGCCTTTTAACgaacaccaccccaccaccagcgGCACAcagcccctcccctctctcccttcctcactcctcctctcatcattatctcacacccctcccccctccttcccttcctccaccctctccctccctcattccatccccctccctccctcccccctagtCTCCGTGCCTCGAGGAACGTGGTTAATGGACCAGCTTCATGTTATTTTCCGCTTCTCATTTTCCACATGCACGATTTTTGGGGGCTCCAAATTTTCTGTTCTTTTAGGGCACGTGTGTTCGTTCGTAAGGGGGGAAATAATGTATTTACTCTCTTGATGGTCACCGCTGCCATTTCTGAGAACCCCGACACAAATagtaacgaaagaaagagaaagatacgaGGGAGAATTAAAGTTGTGAGTAAACagtaagtaaaaagaaagaaagaaggaagaagaaaaaaaaagaaaggtaaaaagaaggaaagagtaatatagataaaaaaaacgatagtaagaaagagaggaaggagaaggaagaaggaaagaaataaagaatgaatgaaaaaagggtAAAGAatttaagaaggaagaagaagaaaagtagagaaatattagaaagaagagataacgaaaggaataaagagaaagaaaataatcatCAGAGGGAAAAAACATTCAGCATCATCGATCATACTCAGCAAcgtccacaacaacaacaacaaaaccgccACCACCttaaccaacaacaacatcaacaacaacaagaacagcgtCAACACCATTATTTACAAGAGACATACAAAACAGTTCGGCTCGTCAAAGGCATCACCCAAAGAATAAATTAAAGTTGGGTgttaaatggaaaaaaatgttgCATCAAAGAAATACGATACAGAAACTCACTGATCGTAGGAATAAAAACCGTTTCTTCTTTCTACGCATAAAGGTGGTAATTAAACGACTggaaaaatgatgaaggaaacaAATGTTTATCCAAGTTCCTGCGAAGGTGGTGGATAAACGTCATTAAATATTTATGATGCATTTGTTAATTTAACAAAGTAGAATTAATGACAGTTTCCTAAAGGGAACGTACGTGGAAAAAACATGCGTTAACTTGTAACATACGGAGATAAGTGATAAAACGTGTCACATACACGAAGGAAAATACGCAGTGGTGCGCACGTCCGCAGCTCAGGCCTCATGCACGATCAGTACACACAGCTGCCAACACTTTTGAGGCCGTGGGACTTTGAACGCGAGCGTGGCCGCGTTCATGAACAAAGCCCGTTTCAAGCCTGTGTGGTCGCGCTTTGAGCCGTGGAAGGAGCCCTCGATGTTACCTGCCTTAAACCGTTATGAATCAGTGAGCCAGTCCGTCAGTCAATTAATACCCCAACTATTCAGTAAAGTCAGGAGTTAGACCGTGCACGTAATCAAGTCTACAGCACACTGGGCGTTTACTTGACATGCGAGTTTCACATGGTTCGCTGGCGATATAAGAAACAAACTAAGTAACAAATTTTATGTCCAGTACCAACAATTTCGTTTTACCTAAGAACAAGCCTCAGTGATGGGAACAGACCAAGGCAGCGCCCTGCCAGCCCTAAGTGACCTTTCGATTATTCACGCAggatttaaatgcaaatttactCCAGAAAAGCAACGAGATTACTCGGCACACCCCCTCCTTAGAACGAAGTGAAGCGGTCTTTGCCACTTCACTatcagtgaagtgaagtgaagtgcgtgcgtacctgcaaaaaatagatccaaataaatctccgggacccgacaatttatctcctcgcgtttTAAGAGAATGCAGTCAACAGcaagaattacccataacgttgatgttcaacaagtcattagcacaggcaagcGTGCCCCTTGAGTGGAAAAAGCCAGTGTTACCCCgatcctatcagccttacgtctgtcctaattaaactattcgaaaaaataatcagggataaagtgatcacGTTCCTCGAAACAAATAATTTGATAACTGaaatcagcacggatttcgttgaaatcgatcttgccttaccaacttattaacttttttcaacgacgtttattcaagttggacacccgagccccatatgacgtaatttacctagactttcagaaagcgtttcatAAAGTttcccacgttaggcttatttcaaaactgcgttcccacggtataaaTGACCATCTGTGCGCTTGGATTTATGACTGGCTCACAGATagacaacagcgtgtagttcttaatggtgaagcatccgattggcaacccgtaaccagtggcgtgccccaaggttcggtcctggggccaacactattcataatgtacgtgaacgatttagagaatgatatcctatcaaaagtagccaaattcgccgacgacaccaaattaggaggtacgataacaaacagtaaaaattgcgagaatattcattcagatttaataagacttgccgactggagcgaaaaatggcaaatgtgtttcaacgtagataaatgtaaagtaatgcacat containing:
- the LOC127001727 gene encoding uncharacterized protein LOC127001727 yields the protein MWSDNAHSEGFHHAHPFPHAPALDKLCLHSRLGCVLAGGIRRASSKGESGPSFLAQFQDPPPAPSATEISAEAAVFVAVIVVFYAAIIVILLGTNMRRPRSALVRSRSRSRSRSRSRSRSRHRHEAVLDPENGNVSTKQTRKKKRDLEYSGERVENV